The Dermacentor silvarum isolate Dsil-2018 chromosome 3, BIME_Dsil_1.4, whole genome shotgun sequence region ctgtgtggtccttaacttaaTTTGTTACTAATATAAACGGAAATTTTCGCCCACGGGACGCCGATGCCGGAAGCCGACACCggatgccgacaccggattttctgggacacggggcccttaacgctatcgcttttATAAAGAACCCTCTGCTTGTAACAGCGCCTCCGCACACCAAAGATTGCATCAATATTAACGCGAGCCTCGTTGAATATGGGCACTGAGAACGAGCGGGCCGATCTTTTCTCGATGCTTTAGCAGCTTTTGGCGCACATCCTGGGCACTTCTAAAACGCGAAGTAGCTCGATCTTGTAACGGCTGGCTTTCCGAACCGTTGCAAGACCTCACCCATGGTTTGCGTGTGCATAATGTGCGCAATGTTACTAAAAGATGATGTTTACGTTTGAGAGCGCTGATAGTCTTTTCAATTTCGCGCCTTTTTCTTTAATCGGGAAGGAGGATCACACATggccaccaagaaagtggaaaccgatctcgacgtcgagcgaatggacatagagagagaaagagacagaatgAACTTTATGCAAAatagcacgcgagcgtaggtagctcctccgctttacattgggtggtcccctcagtccaggagtccagccgCCTTAGCTGCctttctcgctcggttgaccaggttgaccTGGTCCGTCGATCGAGTCGGAGCTGGagagcgctgcctcccattgccgtgcaGACTCGCCCATCTGATCGAGGCCAAAACGCCCTGCTCCGccgatggaagggtcaaaggctcaatcgcagactccgaaagaagatctcggagctcaacaaccatcgatgaccactgcaaagcgccATGCCAGGAGCAGTGGGACGAGCTTTGCGAGTCCATTGACGGACAAATGCGCAGcggcaagtcctggggtatgctgaagcaccttttcgacgaaagcggctccaagtcaaatcagaatCACACGTTGGCTCTCACATGGTCGATTTACTCGTCTCCAAACTCATTCAGAAGTACGTGCCCGtccggcgcgacggggatccggTGACCCAACTCCCggactaccgaggccctcctcggccccgagctggacgaagacttctccgttgccgaggtcagacaggccatcttcgcgctcaactGTAAGTCTGCGCCGGGCCCGGACGGAGTCGCCAACAGAATTTttagaaacctcgacgacccgtcgatcgTCTTTCTGACTGACAACATCAtcgagtcctggaagagcggcgttgttcctgcagaatggaagacGGCTTACACGGTGCTTATTCCCAAGCCCagcaaggccccgaacatcgagaacctcagGCGGATTTCTCTAAcgtcctgcgtcggcaaggttatggagcgCGTCTTCCTCAACAGGCTCAACGGTTACCTCGAAGACAACAaggtttacacgtacaacatgatcgacTTCCACGCCgtactctcgacgcaggatgtcatgaaactaatcaagcatcagatcgtggacggccgctccagagacgtcaaggctctgctcggtctggacctcgagaaggctatcgacaacgtgctccacaccttcatcgtcaagaccatttcgaACCTGGgactcggttccagattccacagctacttcaGCTCTTTTCTAATGGATAGGAAGGCCAAGCtttgcattggagacttccgctccgaagatatTCCCCTCCGAGGAAGGGGCAcgtcctcagggcgccgtaatctcccccacactgtttaacatctgtatgattggtctttccgagaggttggcacgTGTCGTGCACCGTGCAACATATCCACCTGGATATGTTGCACCGTGCAAACATATCCACCTGGATATGTTTGTCGAATTCGATGGTGGggacggaacggctctccgcaagatcatcgcaaagacggacaacgctttCCGCTTTCCGCTCGGAGAATCGCAACATGCACCGAGGCATGAAGGAAACCAGTCTCCTCAGCctgatcaacgccttcgtattatgccacttcacgtacacgatttctatgcacaactagCTCAGAGCGTaagcgagacaagctcaacgctctcatctgcaaagtagtcaaaagggctctcgggctaccaaAGGAACCCATACCGaggatctcctcaagctgggggtaaaCAACAcagccgaggagattgccgaagcccaagaatgcgagcaactcgctcgcctgaccaccacagcggcaggtaaacgcatcctcgaagagctggttTATCCCCCTGCGGGAtcctcgagggtcagtaccctgatccctaggtgcattcgagacaataTCGAAATGGCCCCCGTGCCCCGAAACGTCCATTCCGTCCACAACGatggcagacgcaaggcgaggcAGTATACAGATCCTCAAACAAATCAAGCAGCAAGGCATCAGCGcaagcttcgtcgacgccgcggagtacagcaatgggaagacctttgccgtcgtcgtggtcgactccagcagcaagatttccaatagcgcttcgATTCGCACCTCAGACACCGAAGtagccgagcaagccgccatcatcctcgccctgctagacggtcgtgggtccgaGATCTATAGCGATTACAAAatggcagttagggcttttcagaagggtcgcatcgccgagcaagctgctcgtcttcttagcgtctccaatccggatgctctcacgcatcattcgattcactggtttcccgctcacgtagggtcggtcgaggatGCTCTCCCGAACCTCAGTGAGTCTGCtaacgaggctgcgcgcgacttcaccgaccgcgcttcctctgtaaggagcgccgactccccttccccctcccctacggccacagggatgctcccgctactcacaataaggttacgaaattcttctacCTGTCTAAAATTGTCTTTCCACCCCTCATCCCaagttgaatagggcgcaagcagTTTCTCTTAGTcgtttacagaccggcacatatccgtgtctggccgttctacaCGAAGTTTAGCCCTGAcatatatcgcgacgacgcctgcccgtcctgcgggcagacctccactcttgcacacatgctctgggagtgcgggtcgagataccccaagttcagcaaggaggagtgggactcgATCGCTTCTgtgtagccccgctctagacaagcaaatcctggctgtccggcgtgcccgcaaACGGGCCAGTGGGCTAGACCTGCTGGTCCCGACGtaggactagccgggtgcgcgacgagttcgcgtcctcgccggacctccaataaagtttATTCGCTCACTCACATCACCTATTGCTTGCTTCAACAGCTGTTATCGGTAATTTCTCAATGTTCTCCACATTAATCTTTGCACTGACACCTTATCGAATAAGTAAGTTATAGAAACGTTATCTAATTAAACTTACATATTTGTTACTTGTGCACAGGGTATCGAACCGGAGTTGAGCCGAAAACACCAACAAAAAAGCCTAGTTTTGCTCGAACCAGACTGaaccgaaacattttttttttcactccggaGCAAaaccggaagaaaaaaaaaaaaaaaaaataaccgccACCTATTTCCGAGCTTTTCACCCGTTCATTGCCTGCTTTTGTGACAACTCTGCTATACCTCGTTCGtaaatacaccatcttcccgtgcCTTTAAAAGTGGCAGCGCCGTTAGTACGGTTTCCAGCGTAttgcgtcgggggggggggggggggggggggggacttcatCGCATCCGACGCGCGGACTCGCCATACAGTGATGCGTGTAAATTAAGTACCCCAGACAGTAGAGAACATGTTGCTTATCCCCTGTATGACTGTGAACGGCTGGCATTTATCGCTTCTTTAGGGCCAATTAACAACAGGCCGTTCAATTAAAAAAATGTAATTATCACAGACCTAGATTCAAGGCTGTAAACGGGCCCTTTGAACACGAACGTGTATATAATCACACCCTACTGCCTGTCCTCATGGTTACTCCCCAGTCCGCTTTATTTCTCCTCTTCCCTTTCCCCCTGAGCAGAGTATAGAAGGCTGGAGGACCTCGTTGCGTTTCCTCAATGTATTCTCCCGTTTCTCTCTATCCCTCAATAAAGCTTGACTGCACATTGATTCCAACGTTGGTGTTGGATctgcattattttgcattttgtgtGGTCTGAAGAACAAGCGGGCGTAATCTTTCATTGCACAGCTTAGCAGTATACAGCGTAGAGTTCCTGTACAATAAAGTTTGTGCTGTTTTCCTGCAATTCTATGATTGTGCAAATTAACGAGAACCGCTTAAAAAAATCAAATtgtggggttttccgtgccaaaaccacgatatgattatgaggcacgccgtagtggggggactccggaaatttggaccacctggggttctttaacgtgcacctaaatctaagtacacgggtgttttcacatttcgcccccatcgttgAACCGCTTTGAAACATTATTCTTTTGTTCTGGAgttgaaccggaactgaaccgttTTCAGTTCGGTTCCGGTTACATTCTGGTTATAGAGTCCTTGGTTATATTTTTCTTGGCTATAATTTGATTGGCACATCCGATATTAACTTAATAGTGGTTTCCGAGAAACCCGTAGGGTTATCCTTTGTAGTTTCATGCTGCAGTTatgtggatgacaattttccccgTTCATAAACTCTTCTCCATCTTGCGGGCTCACGCAGAACTGATTTGTTCtgcaaaatgaaataaagaacacTTTTTCTTGATCTTCCTCTATTTCACTCATGTTGAGCTTGAgcaagctgctccaaaacggaCCCCTGCTCTACACCTATAGTTTGAAGTGCCAAATTTGCTGCTCCCAGAGCTGCTCCAAAACTTCCTTGGGCTTATCGATCCCTGTACTTGACGAGTTTTATAAATATATACTTGATAATCATTTAGACGAGTTCTGCACGTATTTTTAGTAGATGACATTGCTTGGCTATCCGATCTGGAATGAAGTGTGAAAGCGTGCGGGTTGGCATGAACTCATATATGTTGGCATCTGCATTTCGTAGTCCAAGGCCCGTCGTGATGGCTAGGTCAGATGAgctgcgagtgagtgagtgaaataactttattggaggtctggcgaggacgcgaactcggaTGAGCTGTGCGGTTAAGCgcattcgtgaaaaaaaaaaaaaaaaaaacccgacgGTAGTAGTGCATTCGTGTTTGTTGTATTATATGACAGCTCATTAATCAACGTAGCGACGCACCTACAATTGTGTAACATCACATAATAAACTAGATACACAACACACTTCACAGCAGCACATTTCTCAGCTGTGCTGCTGCGCTATTTGGATTGAAAGTACGTAACGCGTAGACGCTCGAAATGGAGATTATATACAAAGGCGAAACGTGGAAAAGTCAGTGCGAGCGCCAGTCATCCTCGCAGTTTGTCAAGGCGATGTCTTACGCAAAGGCGTCGAGGCGACCAAAGTCTCTGGCGCTAACTGCACATGCGAATGTGCTTTCAGAAGCGTACACAGCTGCACGCAACACCATTTCGGTAAAACTAGTTTTGAAAGGTCTGCGAAGCAGCTGCATGCTCACGTAAGGCAATGACGCGTGAATAGCTGGCTCCATGCTCGCCATCAAAAGCTGCTCAATTGCGACACAAAGTGGTGGTCAGGAAAGAAACCTGGGGTTTTATAGACAAATAAAATTGCGAAGCGTACACGAGGGTACACCGCGCGCCAATCGAGGCAACTAGGCAAATGTTTTGCTGGCATTGCTAtgcgccgccatttttttttcttcagaggATAAAACGGACATTGTTGACGGCACATCACCCCAAGCTGCATCATTAATTACTATCATAAAAGCGATATTCTAAAAAAAATCAATGCACTGAACCACGGAAATTAATACTAATAAAAATAAACGCGTTTTCACAGTTAAGAGAAGAAAGTGCACTTCTTCACTGGGTTCATCGGTGAACCGGGCCTGCACCGGAATGCGCTGGCGAATCTTTGCATTTGTCGTAGGGGCACGTTGCACGTGTCGCCGCTGCTGTTTCTGGCGCACGTCATGAGGCAGTAGGTCAGGAAGAAGACCTGGTCATCGGTGTAGTCGTCGAGACCATGCAGGCGGTGTTGGACGTGCACGCCGCCTTTGGTACTAGCCCTGCGGTGCGCGATGAACGACGTGGTCAGTGCCGGTGCCAGTGGGAACAAGGCGGAGAAACGAACCTCCCGCGGGTCGTGGCTGCCTGCTGGCGGCGTGTTCGCATCCGAGATAGTGCCACTGCCTCCGGACTTGGGGTCGGATAACAAGTCGCAGCTGACTCGCTGTGTGTAGGCCGGGGAGTCCCACCAATGCTCGCTTTTGCCCAGTTCGTTGACGAGGACGCCGCGCTTGTCGAACGAGCGCACCATGCACTCGGCGATGAGCGTGCCGAAGCTGCCGTACATCATAGCCATCGTGCCGTTCAGGTAGAGAATAGGAGGCTCCATGGCGCTTATCGGTATGTAGGCGATATTGTAGTAGTGGTTGTATCGACTTGGCGAGCTGCCCCCGAACCTCTTGGAGTATACGTTGATGAAGTTGTCGTGGCCGATGAGCAGCCTGTAGGCTTGGGCGACCGCGATGTAGTTTTTGACGAACGAGGCGCCAATACTTGGAAAGTCCCGGTATAATCGTGCCAGTTCGACGTCAGAGAAGAAGTTTTCGTCTGGCATCCTGTCCAGCGTCAGCGCGTCGATTTTGTTGATTGCCTTAATCTTGACGGTGGCTTCGATCCACTCGGCTTCTTCCAGCTGCTGCTTGATCGCCGTCTGAATGCTCTGCTCAAAACGACTGAGCTCGCCGCGCACACTGCTGCTGTAACGTTTGTAGAGGTGCTGGGCCGCAACGAGCAGGCCGAAGTTGCCGGTCGTGTACTTGACGCAGGTCAGCTTCCATGTGAGCAAGCCCACTTTGAGGTCGGCCCCGTAACGCAACTCTGGTTTCCCTGCGAGCAACCACAGGGACGCTCGAAGGAACACGAATGAGAAGCCTTCCATGAGCGTCTGCTTCTTCTCTTTGTACTTCTGTAGCAGAGCGTACACGTTGCGCAGTATTGCTTCGTCTTCCAGAGCGGCGGGGCTTTCCAGCGTCCACGTGAACTGGGGACTGTGAAGTTTGTTCAGGCTGCTGAGCCAGTCGTCCGCGCGTTCGGGCATCAGCCGCTCGATCTCCTTGAGCGTAATATGCGTGTCAGTTGTGGCGTCGGGCGGAAGGTTGAGCGCGGCATCCATGATGTCATTCACAGTGCTCTTCAGTTCCTGGATGCTTGAGTCGGACGGCAGCTCGATCTTGAGTTCGCCGCAGTGCCTTCTGACGTCTTCGACAAACGTTCGGGGCGTCCACGCGGGATCCAACCACCTAGCGCCCAATATGCCACGCGTAATATACAGCAGTTGCGGCCTCCGCTTGTATGCGGGCAAGGCTTTCAGTCGGAAGAGAAAATCGATATTCCAGTTGATAGTCATGTTCAGCAGCGGGAGCAGTGCGTCGATGGCCGATTGTTCCTTCTCCGGCCACAAGAAACCGATGCCCTGCTTGAAGCTCATGTAGCTTTCTACATCGGTCAGCGTCATATTGCGTAGCTTGATGCAGCTCTTGAAATAGTCCAACGCCTTTGGCACGACTGCCTTCTCGCTCGGCCCTTCCATCTCGTCAATGGCGATTTGGGTCGAGTGGGCGAATACTCGCGCGACCATGGACttctctctctgtttcggcttccagGAGCCGCACGTGAACTTGTAGAAGTCGTTGCAGGGGTCGACGCTAGTGTCCATGGCCTCCTTGAGCTCATTGACATGCCTCAGGCAATCGGCCGAGTTGCAGAACACTATGGTGGTTTGCGACTTGACCCATATCACGAGCATCAGCAGGGCTCCGCTAGTGAGGAACAGCGCTACCGCAATGGTGATGATCTTCTTGGCATTTGACCCTTGGCCACGGGCCGTCATGCGGTTAGTctaaagaaagaacgaaataaaTAAAGGCGACCTTGGTTTATAGGCTAGTTGCCACATAGTTGTACAGAAACAAACTGTCTTAGAAGACTGACTAAGAACTCAGTGCAAACTCCCCagccataggtcggcgcactcactcatgagtgcagtcactcacactcactcgcactcatttcaaaggcgtgagtgcgagtgagtgccagtgagtgtgagtggaagtgagtgcgagtgagagtgagtgccagtgagtgtgagtgcaggtgagtgcgagtgcgactgagtgccagtgagtgtgagtgcaggtgagtgcgagtgtgagtggtaccagtgagtgtgagtgcaggtgagtgcctgtgagtgtgagtggaggtgagtgcgagtgcgactgagtgccagtgagtgtgagtgcaggtgagtgcgagtgagtgcctgtgagtgtgagtggaggtgagtgcgagtgcgagtgagtgccagtgagtgtgagtgcaggtgagtgcgagtgtgagtggtaccagtgagtgtgagtgcaggtgagtgcctgtgagtgtgagtggaggtgagtgcgagtgcgaccgagtgccagtgagtgtgagtgcaggtgagtgcgagtgagtgcctgtgagtgtgagtggaggtgagtgcgagtgagtgtgggtgTGGGTGCGTGGGTGtggtatctcgaaagcgatctgcaacgtggaaaaagtgcgcgccctcgcgggcctcctcttcaaagcgatttgcggcgtgaacaatgttcaacaaGAGCCGGTAatttcgtatgcgctgtgttttcaacgtttagttcgctttgaagcgaggcggcacgaaggtcaattcgctcgcgcatggccgggctcgactggcgcgcgcgctcgcttcttacggccttctcacccgtcggggaaacaatgggagagtttctcagcacgtttcgccacccgtcggcggtaggggcgctgcgaccctgacccttctgACCCttctagggtgcctcaatgccagcgccgacggcggcgctggcatcgaggcaccctagaccctttctcccctgctccgcgtacatgcgcttgcttTTGCgttcgcacgatcgttttcccgcgcattttattcggtgctctgtcagtgttgttcagtatgcagtaatttgtgggctcctgaggacggtcgtacagcctttagtatgCGCTGCCACAACCAAGACTTGGCGCTGTTCATTGCACATCAGTATATATAACTGCtttgtgatggtgtattgctgtcttccgtattgcaagtcctgTTCCGGGAAAACatccggtgtttcttttcacctgTTCCCAAGCAATTAGTTTCTCGCCCCAGTTTCTAGCCccagtttctagcgcttttggacaagatagcatcagctaataaaggggaattataaaatggacataacaaagattgTAGCCTTCTCCCAAGGTTTTTAGATTAGATCGctgccttctcctccggatacgctactcggcaaatacataatttctcTATAACTcatttttcctcacgcagcaactcttttaagtattcttttctttttccgcgcacaatagtggacaGGAACCAGCTAAagaatgacgtcgtctctgcgccaacattaacttcttttttatagtgtttacagtgacattattttgtttgtgccatgtttgcagtgacagtgttttacttctttagtgtaacgttgcgtgtgcccaacctgtacgctttgtatttattcaaataacacttttctttattatgctgtgcattttctgtacgtaccaatgtattcgttatgcttgtaccaccctgctaaaatcaccgcatggtcgttgcagtatttataaaataaaaatgaataaataatagcGCTTtcttttcgataaagcctccgaacacctccTGTGcctgtactagaagtactcgaaagagcagtccagccctatttacaacgcgctcccattttgagctgccctgaaggtgttgacgacattCATGCGATatgatccgcaaatctaattgccgagaagtttctgagaatactccttgtaaatcagccaaaccaactgactgacgaaaacgacaagccttcggcctatgtacacaagccgccaagatTGTAATTGTGAACAAGACACATTTGTGCAGCTACTGTGTCcacaagagttttcgcctgaaagtatggcaaccattgtaagtgcatacgagcaataaatatttattttcattccccaaaatgcatttgatggcggagagctgttctcccggcgcatgcatccccagtgaatctaaagaagctcgatgtatcaatacagttacactgcatccatttataagaagcctagatgaaccatttacgcgtcctctacaattaggcgacttgttcttgaatgcacggtgagataagaagcgcgcccgatccattcttccagcgttgcgcgcgctgcacagatcggctgggaacaGCTGACCAGggttaaaatccctatataagaaaagtaccgccatcctttgataaacgccgcttatctctctcctgtatctccgattgaaCGACGATAgtgcgcgcttttcacttcttatatatatatatatatatatatatatatatatatatatatatatatatatatatatatttccgcctcagagccatgttgaaagtcctctgcgcagccgcagtcgctggcggcggcggcggcgcgcgcccggcctgaaagcttcaacgtagactttctaggtgcgccaccgtcgacttggctttcgcaagcaaaaagtaaagaaaaaagcgctttaggagaggaggctgcggaggaaagagtagatggcggtacttttcttatattggGCTTTTAAGCAGGGTTAaagcagggtggggtcgcagcgcccccctccaagcagcggcgataggcatgaactagccccgatgcgaaggccgtaagaagcgagcgcgcgcgccagtcgagcccggccttcttactccagcgttctgacagcgagtttccgcggtcatcgagtatcgagcagatgcgttcatgtttacctgtgcgcgcgtgacaccgtacatgtctatttagttagtaggcgaatgtttacaagttcatacggcccattaaactactatccttgcttcgtatagctctctactaatttactatcgcaatcgaagcttcgcctttcgggcgaaactgcgacactttctttaatacgccagggaatatgtatgggctgcaGCGCTGATGGCAGatatatccaaatcatgaccggcaaattttgccatgacttccactgagtgaagacgtctaataccgtgtgatttgctacaccttcgctggtcatccgccttccgagggtggaatggctcctcatttccttcctgcttccctcttaaacgtacacgtacaggctccttatataaacaggcagagcgcaagagggactagccaagtttgcacacgcacgctcgcatacatggagactaagcgaagatgcaatgatagataccgctttgttctcccttttgtgtttgtttcggcctTAAGTGGTTGACTATGCGGACAGTCAATCtatccctctatttcccgctctcttgacTCAATCCGACCGAAGAGGAGCTTAGcaagcatgggcggcaagcatgcacacgtctaatgtcaacgacagagagatggacagagagatgTTGGGGCTGACGTTAATGTTTATGTCAccgtgaataaattgaaatgaaaactttagtcgtgctggttttgctctactttgcagtgttaataaaccagctctctttaataattcagtcaatgaatccgttaacttgtatttattataacagaaccttattgccttcctctgcaccccttccattcttgcaatgagttcttttgtgtacggaaaccaaacaatattggcgtgctccagcactgttcgaacaagcattttgtaggccagcaaattttatctaggggcgcaagacgaaggtgtcttctcagaaagaagagtcgctttagtgctcagcatgtacttTGATTTCGATTTGAGGTTATTTTGtcaacatggctttcccatcggagagcgtatgattaacttcgcggtacgaaatacaatagtcagcgaatagacggatgttaccatgtaatggggaaggcaaatcttttatgaatattaaaaataaaactgggtccaaaacactgccttggcgcactctcgatgcaacaggtgctaaattggaagcatcgttatgaatatacacgaattgtgagcggtatagatcggcacagtaactcatgagtgcactcactcacactcgcactcatttcaaagtgAGTGGCAGTGTGAGTGGCAGCGAATGGCagtgtgagtgcgaatgagtgccagtgaatgtgagtggaagtgagtgcgagtgagtgccagtgagtgtgagtgcaggtgagtgcaggttagtgcaggtgagtgcgagtgagtgttatgagtgtgagtggaggtgagtgcgagtgagtgccagtgaatgtgagtggaagtgagtgcaggtgagtgcgagtgagtgccagtgagtgtgagtgcaggtgagtgcaggtgagtgcaggtgagtgcgagtgagtgttatgagtgtgagtggaggtgagtgcgagtgagtgccagtgaatgtgagtaccagtgagtgtgagtgcaggtgagtgcgagtgtcagtgagtgcctgtgagtgtgagtggagatgagtgcgagtgagtgtctgtgagtgtgagtggaggtgagtgcgagtgcgagtgagcgccagtgagtgtgagtggaagtgagcgcgagtgagtgctgtgagtgtgagtggaggtgagtgtgaacgtgagtgagtgcggggcctggaaaaaattatggtgagtgagtattctcccacaatGCCGACCTATGCTCCACACACATAACCGCAGTTCACCTGCCATACAGAAACAAACTATCTTAGAAGACTAAGACTCAGTGAAAACTCCACAAACATAACCACAGTGCACCTGCTCTCCGAAGGTATACAGTATAGCGCCCGAGTGAGGTAAAGCCAGCGCTTGATCCTTCACCTTTGACAGAGCCGTGCCAGCTGGAGTCCGCTCACAGTTAAAGTATAGCTATAGCTCTGCTAATGTGAATGCTAGGCTAATTGGAAGGTGAAAGTTCATGTGTTTCTAGCTGAAATATTACCTTTGCCCTTACTGCCACCATTACCTCCTAAAATGTTCAAAATTCATCTtaaaaccagtgacacaaagatATATCTGTACGTACGGGGAAATTACGCGCCTtcaaa contains the following coding sequences:
- the LOC119445169 gene encoding neprilysin-1; this translates as MTARGQGSNAKKIITIAVALFLTSGALLMLVIWVKSQTTIVFCNSADCLRHVNELKEAMDTSVDPCNDFYKFTCGSWKPKQREKSMVARVFAHSTQIAIDEMEGPSEKAVVPKALDYFKSCIKLRNMTLTDVESYMSFKQGIGFLWPEKEQSAIDALLPLLNMTINWNIDFLFRLKALPAYKRRPQLLYITRGILGARWLDPAWTPRTFVEDVRRHCGELKIELPSDSSIQELKSTVNDIMDAALNLPPDATTDTHITLKEIERLMPERADDWLSSLNKLHSPQFTWTLESPAALEDEAILRNVYALLQKYKEKKQTLMEGFSFVFLRASLWLLAGKPELRYGADLKVGLLTWKLTCVKYTTGNFGLLVAAQHLYKRYSSSVRGELSRFEQSIQTAIKQQLEEAEWIEATVKIKAINKIDALTLDRMPDENFFSDVELARLYRDFPSIGASFVKNYIAVAQAYRLLIGHDNFINVYSKRFGGSSPSRYNHYYNIAYIPISAMEPPILYLNGTMAMMYGSFGTLIAECMVRSFDKRGVLVNELGKSEHWWDSPAYTQRVSCDLLSDPKSGGSGTISDANTPPAGSHDPREVRFSALFPLAPALTTSFIAHRRASTKGGVHVQHRLHGLDDYTDDQVFFLTYCLMTCARNSSGDTCNVPLRQMQRFASAFRCRPGSPMNPVKKCTFFS